A part of Paenibacillus sp. IHBB 10380 genomic DNA contains:
- the obgE gene encoding GTPase ObgE — MFVDKAKVYVKGGDGGDGLVAFRREKYVPEGGPAGGDGGKGGDVIFRVDEGLRTLMDFRYQRHFKAKPGIKGRNKSQHGANAEHMVVRIPPGTTLIDDDTGEVIADLTRHGQQIVIAKGGRGGRGNTRFATISNTAPEIAENGEEGQERYVVLEMKVMADVGLVGFPSVGKSTLLSVVSGATPKIGAYHFTTITPNLGVVDVGDSRSFVMADLPGLIEGAHEGIGLGHEFLRHVERTRVIIHVVDMSGSEGRDPFEDWIKINEELELYNPGLMKRPQIVAANKMDMPESEENLASFREKVQKLRPEMMIMPISSVTRQGVQELLYRATDILDQISEEPVIEEVSEVTERKVYKLDKKEEDSFTIVRENEAFIVHSAKIEHMMKRMQLNSHEAILKLARILRSMGVDHELRERGAVDGTIVRIADFEFEFVEGSSYY; from the coding sequence ATGTTTGTAGACAAAGCAAAGGTGTATGTGAAGGGTGGCGACGGTGGCGACGGTCTTGTTGCTTTCCGACGTGAAAAGTATGTGCCAGAAGGTGGACCAGCTGGAGGTGACGGGGGTAAAGGTGGCGATGTAATCTTTAGAGTAGACGAAGGTCTTCGTACGCTCATGGATTTTCGTTATCAACGTCATTTCAAGGCAAAACCCGGTATAAAAGGTCGCAATAAAAGTCAACATGGTGCCAATGCGGAGCATATGGTTGTTCGCATTCCACCAGGGACTACATTGATAGATGATGATACAGGTGAGGTTATTGCGGATTTAACTCGGCACGGCCAACAAATTGTAATTGCTAAAGGTGGTCGAGGCGGAAGAGGGAATACACGATTCGCTACCATAAGTAATACAGCACCTGAAATTGCTGAGAACGGTGAGGAAGGCCAAGAACGTTATGTCGTATTGGAAATGAAAGTGATGGCTGATGTTGGATTGGTCGGATTCCCTAGTGTAGGTAAATCTACCCTCTTGTCTGTGGTTTCTGGAGCTACTCCTAAAATTGGTGCATACCATTTCACAACCATAACACCTAATCTCGGAGTGGTAGATGTTGGAGATAGTCGTAGCTTCGTTATGGCAGATCTACCAGGACTCATTGAAGGTGCCCATGAGGGAATAGGACTTGGACATGAGTTTTTGCGTCATGTAGAGCGTACAAGAGTTATTATCCATGTTGTGGATATGTCAGGTTCTGAAGGACGAGATCCTTTTGAAGACTGGATCAAGATTAATGAAGAACTTGAACTATATAATCCGGGTCTGATGAAGCGTCCGCAGATTGTAGCAGCTAACAAAATGGACATGCCAGAATCGGAAGAAAATTTGGCGTCGTTCCGTGAGAAGGTACAGAAACTCAGACCGGAAATGATGATTATGCCAATTTCATCAGTCACACGTCAAGGCGTTCAGGAATTGTTGTATCGTGCCACAGATATCCTTGATCAGATTTCCGAGGAGCCTGTGATTGAGGAAGTTTCAGAAGTGACAGAAAGAAAAGTATACAAGTTAGACAAGAAAGAAGAAGATTCATTCACTATTGTTCGTGAGAATGAGGCCTTTATTGTTCATAGCGCCAAGATCGAGCATATGATGAAAAGAATGCAGCTGAATTCCCATGAAGCGATCCTGAAGCTAGCTCGTATTCTCCGTAGTATGGGTGTCGATCACGAGCTTCGTGAACGTGGAGCTGTTGATGGAACGATCGTTCGTATTGCTGATTTCGAGTTCGAATTTGTCGAAGGAAGCAGTTATTATTAA
- a CDS encoding ACT domain-containing protein, with translation MKERYYLVREDILPEAVIKTMQVKQLLATGEVKTVHEAVEQVGLSRSAFYKYKDGIHLIHQLERERIVTISIDLEHRSGMLSKVLSLVAGFGGNVLTMHQSIPLQGMANVVISVEISRMSEELGDMIIGMKAVPGVKRVHMIGQG, from the coding sequence GTGAAAGAACGCTATTACCTAGTTCGGGAAGATATTTTGCCGGAAGCTGTCATCAAGACGATGCAAGTGAAGCAATTGCTTGCTACCGGAGAAGTGAAGACAGTACATGAAGCCGTCGAACAAGTTGGTTTAAGTCGCAGTGCCTTTTATAAATATAAAGATGGGATTCATCTCATTCACCAATTAGAACGTGAAAGGATTGTTACCATATCGATAGATCTAGAACATCGCTCAGGAATGTTATCCAAGGTGCTGAGTCTTGTAGCTGGTTTTGGAGGTAACGTTCTAACGATGCATCAGAGCATTCCATTACAAGGTATGGCGAATGTGGTCATATCGGTGGAAATTTCACGAATGAGTGAAGAACTTGGTGATATGATTATAGGTATGAAGGCAGTCCCTGGAGTTAAACGTGTTCATATGATCGGTCAAGGTTAG
- a CDS encoding homoserine dehydrogenase, translated as MKPVKVGLLGLGTVGTGVVRIVEGNQEDLSSQVGSPIIIERIAVRSSDKIRDIPIDSNKLTEDPWDVIRDPEIDVIVEVMGGIEQTKAYILEALERGKHIITANKDLMALHGSEILAKAQEKQCDVFYEASVAGGIPIIRTLIEGFSSDRILKVMGIVNGTTNFILTKMSQEGASYDDVLQEAQQLGYAESDPTSDVEGLDAARKMAILGTLSFRTNVELQDVSVRGISQVTKEDIAYAKRLGYEMKLLGIAEREDEEFSISVQPTMVRQSHPIASVNGVFNAVYVYGEAVGETMFYGAGAGAMPTATSVVADLVSVIKNLKLGVNGLKAIVPYKQKKLKSDEQIKCKNFILLHVDDKAGVLAQITQVFADFDVSLESVVQQPNAHNPEAEIIIVTHDASKASMNKVLHHFEGLEVIRRIKSVYRVEG; from the coding sequence ATGAAACCAGTAAAAGTAGGTTTGTTAGGTTTAGGAACAGTAGGTACAGGTGTTGTTCGAATTGTAGAAGGTAACCAAGAGGATTTAAGTAGTCAAGTGGGATCACCCATCATTATTGAGAGAATAGCAGTGAGAAGTAGCGATAAAATTCGAGATATTCCGATTGATTCAAATAAACTTACTGAAGATCCATGGGATGTTATTCGTGATCCTGAGATTGATGTCATTGTAGAAGTCATGGGAGGTATTGAGCAGACTAAGGCTTATATTTTAGAAGCTCTAGAACGTGGCAAGCACATTATTACAGCTAATAAAGACCTTATGGCACTCCATGGTTCTGAAATCCTAGCCAAGGCTCAAGAGAAACAATGTGATGTATTCTATGAAGCTAGTGTTGCAGGTGGGATACCGATTATTCGTACATTAATTGAAGGATTCTCTTCAGATCGAATATTGAAAGTGATGGGCATTGTGAATGGAACAACGAATTTTATTCTGACCAAAATGAGTCAAGAAGGTGCCTCTTATGATGATGTACTACAAGAAGCTCAACAGCTTGGTTATGCCGAGTCAGACCCTACATCTGATGTTGAAGGCTTAGACGCTGCACGTAAAATGGCAATTCTAGGAACGCTTAGTTTCCGAACAAATGTCGAACTTCAGGATGTAAGTGTGCGGGGGATTTCTCAGGTTACTAAAGAGGATATTGCCTATGCTAAGCGTCTTGGTTATGAAATGAAGCTTCTGGGTATTGCAGAACGCGAAGATGAAGAGTTCAGCATTAGTGTACAACCAACGATGGTGCGCCAAAGTCATCCGATAGCTTCTGTAAATGGCGTTTTTAATGCGGTATATGTATACGGAGAAGCTGTTGGAGAAACGATGTTCTATGGGGCTGGTGCAGGCGCGATGCCTACAGCAACATCAGTAGTAGCGGATCTCGTGTCCGTGATTAAGAATTTGAAGCTTGGTGTGAACGGTCTCAAGGCAATCGTCCCTTATAAACAGAAAAAGCTGAAGAGTGATGAACAAATTAAATGCAAGAATTTCATTCTGTTACATGTAGATGATAAAGCAGGTGTACTTGCACAAATTACACAGGTATTTGCTGACTTTGATGTTAGTCTTGAATCCGTAGTACAGCAGCCTAATGCACATAATCCTGAAGCCGAGATTATTATTGTCACACATGATGCGAGTAAGGCGAGTATGAACAAAGTGTTACATCATTTTGAAGGACTTGAAGTTATTCGAAGAATCAAAAGTGTGTATCGTGTTGAAGGCTAA
- the thrB gene encoding homoserine kinase, which translates to MIRSEGVRIRLPASTANLGPGFDTLGMALSLYAWIEMKVSEQTKFHFYGDEMKDIPEDKSNLVYQVAQMVFDEAGVQIPEIEISMYSEIPLTRGLGSSASAIVGGMAAANALIGSPLSNDKLFDMAAGLEKHPDNVGASLFGGIITAIWDGTHADYIRIEPHEELEVLVVIPEFQLSTSAAREVLPEQISREDAVYNISRSSLLVAALSNGRFDLLGPSMSDRLHQPYRASLVPGMSMILRDAYNYGALGIALSGAGPTLLALVDRRSQQKQELETYLLHTMNEHGIQATVRWLEPSKDGVVIYSDVQSEPFIDMIKGEIKA; encoded by the coding sequence ATGATTAGGTCGGAAGGTGTTCGGATCAGGCTTCCAGCGAGTACAGCCAATTTGGGGCCAGGGTTTGATACGTTAGGCATGGCATTATCGCTGTATGCATGGATCGAAATGAAAGTCTCTGAACAGACGAAATTCCATTTCTATGGAGATGAAATGAAGGATATCCCTGAGGATAAAAGTAATCTCGTATATCAAGTAGCTCAAATGGTGTTTGATGAAGCGGGTGTGCAGATACCGGAGATTGAAATTTCTATGTATTCTGAAATACCGCTAACCAGAGGACTAGGAAGCAGTGCATCGGCAATTGTAGGTGGGATGGCAGCTGCTAATGCTCTCATTGGATCCCCTTTAAGTAATGATAAACTCTTTGATATGGCGGCAGGTCTTGAGAAGCACCCTGATAATGTAGGGGCGTCATTGTTCGGCGGTATTATTACAGCTATTTGGGACGGTACACATGCAGATTATATAAGAATAGAACCACATGAGGAATTAGAAGTACTTGTTGTTATTCCCGAATTCCAGCTGTCTACATCTGCAGCTCGGGAGGTGCTTCCTGAACAGATAAGCAGGGAGGATGCCGTATATAATATTAGTCGATCATCCTTACTAGTAGCGGCGCTCTCGAACGGTAGGTTTGATCTTCTAGGACCCTCTATGAGTGATCGGTTGCATCAACCTTATCGAGCTAGTCTAGTCCCAGGAATGTCAATGATTTTAAGGGACGCATACAATTATGGGGCATTGGGTATTGCACTGAGTGGTGCAGGACCAACTTTGCTCGCTTTAGTGGATCGAAGAAGTCAGCAGAAGCAAGAGCTAGAAACCTATTTGCTTCATACGATGAATGAACATGGTATTCAAGCAACTGTAAGATGGCTTGAGCCATCCAAAGACGGAGTCGTTATCTATTCAGATGTTCAGTCAGAACCGTTCATAGATATGATAAAAGGGGAAATTAAGGCGTGA
- the pheA gene encoding prephenate dehydratase, which yields MKRIALLPEGSVSHEAVVHLFGNEPVEFVHYKLISDVFLSTVQGKSDYSVIPIENTIEGSVSLHMDWLVNEVDIPMQLEWVYPSIQNLIGNQKEFLSDKDEVDLGKITKILSHPVATSQCQQFIRKYAPQAILENVGSTSEAVEIVKSHSGQGWAAIGTLLGATTHGLDVIAPRVTDHDNNFTRFVLIGADSVELQRPSSQMKTSITVTLPEDYPGALHQVLSAFSWRRLNLSRIESRPTKKRLGSYYFYIDILEDMNAVLLQASIAEIEALGCQVRILGVYPIYTYDK from the coding sequence GTGAAACGAATAGCGTTACTGCCAGAAGGCTCGGTCTCTCATGAGGCTGTGGTTCACTTATTTGGAAATGAACCCGTGGAATTTGTTCACTATAAGCTAATTTCAGATGTGTTCCTTTCAACAGTTCAAGGAAAGAGTGATTATAGTGTAATTCCGATTGAGAACACCATTGAAGGATCGGTAAGTTTGCATATGGATTGGCTCGTGAACGAGGTAGATATCCCTATGCAACTAGAGTGGGTATATCCTTCAATACAGAATTTAATTGGTAATCAGAAAGAATTTCTGTCCGATAAGGATGAGGTAGATCTAGGAAAGATTACTAAAATTCTATCTCACCCGGTAGCGACTTCACAATGTCAGCAGTTTATACGTAAGTATGCTCCACAAGCTATATTGGAGAACGTTGGGAGTACTTCAGAGGCAGTGGAGATCGTCAAGTCTCATTCAGGACAAGGGTGGGCTGCTATCGGAACGTTACTTGGCGCGACAACTCATGGTTTGGATGTCATAGCACCACGTGTAACAGATCATGATAACAACTTCACGAGATTTGTACTTATTGGAGCGGATTCTGTTGAGCTTCAGCGTCCAAGCAGCCAAATGAAGACAAGTATTACGGTAACACTTCCAGAAGATTATCCAGGAGCGCTTCATCAGGTATTGTCAGCCTTTTCATGGAGGAGATTGAATTTATCGCGTATTGAATCGCGTCCTACGAAGAAGAGGCTTGGAAGTTATTATTTTTATATTGATATACTCGAAGATATGAATGCGGTATTGCTACAGGCTTCTATCGCAGAGATTGAAGCGTTGGGATGTCAGGTACGTATTTTAGGTGTTTACCCTATTTATACTTATGATAAATAA
- the ilvE gene encoding branched-chain-amino-acid transaminase — MSEQWIYLDGQYVTKENAKVSVFDHGFLYGDGIFEGIRIYDGNIFKCAEHLSRLYDSAKSIGLVIPLSQDEIREAMAETIRRNDMRNGYIRLVVSRGVGNLGLDPRRCANPTVLIIVEQLAIYSEEAYINGLRAVSVSQRRNIPDALNPKIKSLNYLNNILVKMQSNFADADEAIMMNAQGYVTEGSGDNIFIVKNNVIFTPPCYLGALEGITRLAIIELCEQLGYKLKEEPFTMHDVYIADEVFFTGTAAEVIAAREIDGRVIGSGQAGPITLKLLEEFRNIVSLDGYKVWEA; from the coding sequence ATGTCAGAACAATGGATTTATTTAGATGGTCAATATGTAACGAAGGAAAATGCAAAGGTGTCTGTGTTTGATCATGGTTTTTTGTATGGGGACGGTATTTTTGAAGGGATTCGAATTTACGACGGTAACATATTTAAATGTGCAGAGCATTTGAGTCGACTTTATGATTCAGCCAAATCCATTGGACTTGTTATTCCTCTCTCCCAAGACGAAATACGTGAAGCTATGGCTGAAACGATTCGCCGTAATGATATGCGTAATGGTTATATTCGTTTGGTCGTATCTCGTGGTGTTGGTAATCTAGGTCTAGATCCACGTCGTTGTGCGAACCCAACGGTACTTATTATCGTAGAGCAACTTGCCATTTATTCTGAGGAAGCTTATATTAACGGGCTTAGAGCTGTATCCGTATCACAACGTCGAAATATTCCGGACGCGCTTAATCCTAAGATTAAGTCGTTGAACTATTTGAATAATATTTTAGTGAAAATGCAATCTAACTTTGCAGATGCTGACGAGGCAATCATGATGAATGCTCAAGGCTATGTGACAGAAGGATCGGGCGATAATATTTTTATAGTGAAGAACAATGTCATCTTTACCCCTCCTTGTTATCTAGGAGCGCTTGAAGGTATTACCAGATTGGCGATTATCGAATTGTGTGAACAATTAGGCTATAAGCTTAAAGAGGAACCTTTTACAATGCATGATGTGTATATTGCTGATGAAGTCTTTTTCACAGGAACAGCTGCTGAAGTTATTGCGGCTAGAGAAATTGATGGAAGAGTAATTGGATCGGGTCAAGCTGGACCTATTACCTTGAAGCTACTCGAAGAGTTCCGTAACATAGTCAGTTTAGATGGATATAAGGTGTGGGAAGCGTAG
- a CDS encoding LysM peptidoglycan-binding domain-containing protein, producing MKIHMVKKGETLYELSKKYGVSLEELIEANPQLSNPNELSVGDKVKIPSQATPVPAPEQIIHKHAVKQGDSLWKLSKAWGISLKEMIDANPQLKNPNALLLGEIVNIPKSGMTEQPQNNNQMPDKTIPGSKTHTGPKENMTAPMENVTAPKENVIAPKPTQPVIPQLPQLPEMPLPQPEKVSTQPLPNPNPPIPVPLPVVPVPVYEKPVEPVQPMPIPEVEHIELEQHLYIQFPVPTEEVVYKKPVEANPMPYGEMNSPGFENTSYYPGLADNSSFTQPTQYNCPPYYEQPNIWAHAQVEQLCCPEVYPMSYAIPDCYTPYNMPTYIPQSVGGENSQYLNCAPTPMPVAPVAVNFAPYYSCTSPYEWTFPQTEVQGAYQTLPNAPFGGYESGHLMSENNAPKDCGCRQPDELLQGGASESDIAEEVIAKSDELLVSREEVKSKETVDDNKATIKSVKKNNAAPRKKQVKSKSSRHRRYNPWING from the coding sequence GTGAAAATACACATGGTAAAGAAAGGTGAAACCTTATACGAATTATCTAAGAAGTATGGGGTTTCTTTGGAAGAGTTAATCGAGGCCAACCCTCAACTTTCTAATCCAAATGAACTGAGCGTGGGGGATAAGGTTAAAATCCCATCGCAAGCTACTCCAGTTCCAGCACCTGAACAGATTATCCATAAACATGCTGTGAAGCAGGGGGATAGTCTGTGGAAGCTATCGAAGGCTTGGGGCATTTCTCTAAAAGAAATGATTGATGCTAATCCGCAACTGAAAAACCCTAATGCTCTTCTCTTGGGCGAAATTGTGAATATCCCCAAATCAGGAATGACAGAACAGCCTCAGAATAATAATCAGATGCCGGATAAGACAATCCCAGGTAGTAAAACTCACACAGGACCTAAGGAGAATATGACTGCGCCTATGGAGAATGTGACTGCTCCTAAGGAGAATGTGATTGCTCCTAAACCTACTCAACCCGTTATACCTCAATTGCCCCAACTCCCAGAAATGCCACTACCTCAACCTGAGAAAGTATCTACTCAACCTTTACCTAATCCTAATCCGCCCATACCAGTTCCATTGCCAGTAGTACCAGTACCAGTCTATGAGAAGCCGGTAGAGCCAGTCCAACCTATGCCTATTCCAGAGGTTGAGCATATAGAGCTCGAACAGCACTTATACATTCAATTTCCGGTTCCAACTGAAGAAGTTGTATATAAGAAGCCGGTAGAAGCGAATCCTATGCCTTATGGAGAAATGAACTCTCCAGGTTTTGAGAATACTTCATATTATCCAGGTTTAGCAGACAATAGCTCATTTACTCAACCTACACAGTACAACTGTCCGCCGTATTACGAACAACCGAACATTTGGGCTCATGCTCAGGTTGAACAGCTTTGTTGCCCTGAAGTATACCCAATGAGCTATGCAATACCAGATTGCTACACACCATATAACATGCCGACATATATACCCCAATCAGTAGGAGGAGAGAATTCTCAATATCTGAACTGTGCTCCTACCCCTATGCCCGTGGCACCGGTAGCCGTAAATTTTGCCCCTTATTATTCATGCACATCGCCTTATGAATGGACTTTCCCACAGACCGAGGTACAAGGGGCATATCAAACACTTCCTAATGCCCCATTTGGAGGTTATGAATCAGGTCATTTAATGTCAGAGAATAATGCTCCTAAAGACTGTGGTTGCCGACAACCTGACGAGTTACTGCAAGGTGGAGCATCTGAGTCTGATATAGCAGAGGAAGTTATTGCGAAATCTGATGAGTTGCTGGTTTCAAGAGAAGAAGTGAAAAGTAAAGAAACAGTTGATGACAACAAAGCGACAATTAAATCTGTCAAAAAAAATAATGCAGCACCGCGTAAAAAACAAGTCAAGTCTAAAAGTTCCAGACATAGACGTTATAATCCTTGGATTAATGGATAA
- a CDS encoding BofC C-terminal domain-containing protein, with product MKRKIGAVATCAVVIGLVWWGTHLPNKVESLLSLKPQLAVETLRYLQSTSSEEEYLEDIDFLKKLRSSNDIHQVTLLKKYICGQEKQNLGNLNSNQIGALLENHPTWKADVDDHGEVVFIESISDLSPMCKQKAYISMDIEGNLTMYEDSPKKEKVLKTFFQLDINSMESSLPEGVLEQLQSGIRIKDIDEYNSVISTFSDYAREHSENVMKRTK from the coding sequence TTGAAGCGAAAAATTGGAGCAGTAGCGACCTGTGCTGTAGTCATTGGGCTCGTATGGTGGGGTACTCACTTACCTAATAAAGTAGAGTCTTTACTAAGCTTAAAGCCTCAGCTAGCTGTTGAAACGTTACGTTATCTTCAGAGTACTTCCTCAGAGGAAGAATATTTAGAAGATATAGATTTTTTGAAGAAACTTAGAAGTAGTAATGACATTCATCAAGTCACATTGCTTAAAAAATATATTTGTGGTCAAGAAAAACAGAATCTTGGAAATTTGAACTCAAATCAAATAGGTGCATTACTCGAAAATCACCCTACATGGAAAGCTGATGTTGATGATCATGGAGAAGTTGTATTTATAGAATCTATATCTGATCTGTCTCCTATGTGTAAGCAGAAAGCTTATATCAGCATGGATATAGAGGGGAATTTAACGATGTATGAGGATTCTCCTAAAAAAGAAAAGGTTCTGAAGACGTTTTTTCAATTGGACATTAACTCAATGGAATCTTCACTCCCCGAAGGTGTACTTGAACAACTACAAAGTGGTATTCGAATTAAGGATATAGACGAGTATAATAGTGTGATCTCAACATTCAGTGATTATGCCCGCGAGCATTCAGAGAATGTGATGAAACGAACGAAATAA
- a CDS encoding branched-chain amino acid aminotransferase — MEEIQIHFSEALKDKPDEQHLGFGQHFTDHMFLLDYTSGQGWHDPRIVPYAPLVLDPAALVFHYGQAVFEGLKAYRTESDKILLFRPEKNMERLNHSNERLGIPNIDGNFIIHAIQTLIGIDQEWIPTGEGTSLYIRPFIIATEACLGVKISRTYKLIVILSPVGAYYSEGLQPIKINVESSYTRAVRGGLGTAKAAANYAASLKAQIEAQEEGYSQVLWLDAIEKKYIEEVGSMNIFFKIDGKVITPKLNGSILSGVTRDSIINLLKSWNVLVEERQISMEEVYQASCDNTLEEAFGTGTAAVISPVGELFWMKTKMTINDGQIGVLSQKLYDTITGIQTGVLPDTFDWTLEV, encoded by the coding sequence ATGGAAGAAATACAGATCCACTTTAGCGAAGCACTCAAAGATAAACCAGATGAACAACATTTAGGGTTCGGTCAGCACTTCACAGATCATATGTTCCTCCTTGATTACACTTCTGGTCAAGGTTGGCATGATCCTCGCATTGTACCGTATGCCCCTTTAGTGCTCGATCCAGCGGCTCTCGTCTTTCACTATGGACAAGCTGTCTTCGAAGGTTTAAAGGCATATCGTACTGAGAGCGATAAAATTCTTTTATTTCGTCCTGAAAAAAATATGGAGCGTCTCAATCATTCCAATGAACGACTAGGTATCCCTAATATCGATGGGAATTTTATTATTCATGCCATTCAAACCTTAATTGGAATAGACCAAGAATGGATTCCTACAGGTGAAGGAACATCTCTTTATATTAGACCGTTTATTATAGCTACTGAAGCATGTCTAGGTGTCAAAATTTCTCGCACCTATAAATTAATCGTAATTCTCTCTCCTGTTGGTGCTTATTACTCAGAAGGCCTTCAGCCTATCAAAATCAATGTTGAGAGCTCCTACACACGCGCTGTGCGCGGTGGACTCGGGACAGCCAAAGCTGCAGCTAATTATGCGGCTAGTCTCAAAGCACAGATTGAAGCCCAAGAGGAAGGATACTCTCAGGTGTTATGGCTTGATGCTATTGAGAAAAAATATATTGAAGAAGTCGGAAGCATGAATATATTTTTCAAAATAGACGGTAAAGTGATTACGCCTAAGCTAAATGGTAGTATCCTTTCTGGGGTCACTCGAGATTCCATTATAAACTTATTGAAGAGTTGGAATGTACTGGTAGAGGAAAGACAGATTTCAATGGAAGAAGTATATCAAGCTTCATGCGATAATACCCTAGAAGAAGCTTTTGGAACAGGAACAGCCGCTGTTATTTCTCCTGTAGGTGAATTATTCTGGATGAAGACGAAGATGACCATCAATGATGGACAGATCGGTGTTCTATCGCAAAAGCTATATGATACGATCACTGGTATTCAAACCGGAGTATTACCCGACACTTTTGATTGGACTTTAGAAGTATAA
- the ruvC gene encoding crossover junction endodeoxyribonuclease RuvC: MRILGIDPGIAIVGFGFVDKVGSKVTPVQYGCIQTEAHTPEEDRLLHVYEGIVQLIDKYQPEAVAFEKLFFNRNVTTAMIVSQARGVMILAAKQKGLPVSEYTPMQVKQAIVGYGKAEKKQVQEMVRMYLRLQEVPKPDDVADALAVAICHAHSYTLNSKLNEVLRK; this comes from the coding sequence TTGCGGATTTTAGGGATTGACCCGGGTATCGCTATAGTAGGCTTTGGTTTTGTAGACAAGGTCGGAAGCAAAGTTACTCCGGTTCAGTACGGGTGTATTCAGACAGAAGCTCATACACCAGAAGAAGACCGATTATTGCATGTGTATGAAGGCATTGTGCAATTAATAGATAAATATCAACCGGAAGCGGTTGCGTTTGAGAAGCTGTTCTTCAACAGGAATGTCACGACTGCGATGATTGTAAGTCAAGCACGAGGTGTGATGATATTAGCAGCGAAACAGAAAGGGCTTCCCGTATCAGAGTATACACCTATGCAGGTTAAACAAGCGATTGTTGGTTATGGAAAAGCAGAGAAGAAACAGGTCCAGGAAATGGTGAGAATGTACCTTCGCTTACAAGAGGTTCCTAAGCCAGATGATGTTGCCGATGCCTTAGCCGTTGCGATCTGTCATGCACATTCATATACTTTAAATTCGAAATTAAATGAGGTATTGCGGAAATGA
- the ruvA gene encoding Holliday junction branch migration protein RuvA, with protein sequence MIDFLRGPVAHLENEYVVLDVNGVGYRVFCPNPYAFAKAEGDVIAYIHHSVREDAILLFGFPTRAEQKLFRKLIEVSGIGPKVALGILSGGDPDLVVTAIYQENITYLTKMPGIGKKTAQRMILDLKDKLDDFSAAVYSEGLFAVQVPQEGDHSSWSEAREALKTLGYTDAELDGVWLKIKDDVSYEDTVDVMMKKSLKLLYAG encoded by the coding sequence ATGATTGATTTCTTAAGAGGACCTGTAGCCCATTTAGAGAATGAATATGTCGTTCTCGATGTAAATGGAGTAGGATATCGTGTGTTCTGTCCTAATCCTTATGCTTTTGCGAAAGCTGAAGGGGATGTTATAGCTTATATTCACCATAGTGTACGTGAAGATGCGATTCTATTATTCGGATTTCCTACACGAGCAGAACAGAAATTGTTCCGTAAATTGATAGAAGTATCGGGAATAGGGCCTAAAGTTGCTCTTGGTATTCTTAGTGGTGGTGATCCTGATCTTGTGGTAACAGCTATATATCAAGAGAATATAACGTATTTGACGAAGATGCCGGGTATTGGTAAGAAGACGGCACAACGCATGATTCTTGATTTGAAGGACAAGCTGGATGATTTCAGTGCAGCAGTATATTCAGAAGGGCTATTCGCTGTTCAGGTACCGCAAGAAGGAGATCACTCTTCTTGGTCAGAGGCTAGGGAAGCTTTGAAGACTCTTGGTTATACAGATGCAGAGCTCGATGGTGTGTGGCTCAAAATTAAGGATGATGTCAGCTATGAAGATACGGTTGATGTTATGATGAAGAAGTCGCTCAAACTGCTCTATGCGGGCTGA